One window of the Eucalyptus grandis isolate ANBG69807.140 chromosome 8, ASM1654582v1, whole genome shotgun sequence genome contains the following:
- the LOC120287118 gene encoding uncharacterized protein LOC120287118, which yields MADSVAIYALGIITNKLTKLNRQSVDANTQLNAFWAPFLLLHLGGPDTITAYALEDNELWLRHLLALVTQAGVTFYIFLMAWTGPNISILAIIMILAGLVKYGERVYVLWAASSEQFRDSIPDPPPKFSKILEQHKLMEAEGYDVIPHVVIEVRDATVENTVDGANLSSPEKDLNLEQRYKHLLLSSEDRDTSRSVLKDKNFLAVFKIIEIELGIMYDLLYTKAKAIHTSWGLARRITGLVSICIVLVLFILIEDPNYSVADLCLTFVLLAVAIFLEIYALVFLLFSDKTACWLIKEKKFAVLDFINWLQPLTKRHRWSDHMAQYSLLSFAIKEKHLPCHQILEFLHIDEAVEKLLYKHHKKVTEEIKIL from the exons ATGGCTGATTCAGTCGCGATCTATGCGCTCGGCATAATCACAAACAAGCTCACAAAGTTAAACAGACAAAGTGTGGATGCGAACACCCAGCTGAACGCGTTCTGGGCGCCATTCCTCTTGTTACACTTAGGAGGCCCCGACACCATAACAGCATATGCCCTGGAAGACAATGAGCTCTGGCTGAGGCACTTGTTGGCACTAGTCACCCAAGCAGGAGTGACATTTTATATCTTCCTGATGGCGTGGACCGGCCCGAATATATCCATCCTCGCCATCATTATGATTCTTGCTGGGCTCGTCAAGTATGGCGAGAGGGTTTATGTGCTCTGGGCCGCCAGCAGTGAGCAGTTCAGGGACTCCATCCCCGACCCACCtcctaaattttccaagatATTGGAGCAGCATAAGTTGATGGAGGCCGAGGGCTATGATGTCATACCGCACGTGGTGATCGAGGTCCGTGATGCGACTGTGGAAAACACTGTGGATGGTGCCAATCTCTCGTCTCCGGAGAAAGACCTCAATCTGGAGCAACGTTATAAGC ATCTCCTGCTGAGTTCCGAGGATCGTGACACAAGTAGGTCGGTGCTCAAGGATAAGAATTTCCTCGCAGTCTTCAAGATcattgagattgaattgggaATCATGTACGATTTGCTCTACACAAAGGCCAAGGCAATCCATACTAGCTGGGGCTTGGCTCGTCGCATAACTGGATTGGTTTCAATCTGCATCGTATTGGTACTCTTCATCCTGATCGAGGATCCTAATTACTCAGTGGCTGATCTTTGTTTGACCTTTGTACTGCTAGCGGTGGCCATATTCCTGGAGATTTATgctttggtttttcttcttttctctgacAAGACGGCTTGTTGGTTgattaaggaaaagaaatttgcaGTCTTGGATTTCATCAATTGGTTGCAACCGCTGACTAAACGGCACCGATGGTCGGATCACATGGCTCAATACAGCCTATTGAGCTTTGCAATTAAAGAGAAGCACCTCCCTTGCCATCAGATCCTCGAATTTCTGCACATTGATGAGGCGGTCGAGAAACTCCTCTATAAGCATCACAAGAAAGTGACCGAAGAGATAAAAATCTTATAG